Proteins from a single region of Candidatus Hydrogenedentota bacterium:
- a CDS encoding PAS domain S-box protein gives MAMTQNTMKVLAVDDNRTNLHILQVFLKKLGHEVIVAENGEEAVRRFAEEMP, from the coding sequence ATGGCGATGACACAGAACACGATGAAGGTGCTTGCGGTAGACGACAACCGCACCAATCTTCACATCCTGCAGGTGTTCCTCAAAAAGCTCGGTCACGAGGTCATCGTCGCCGAGAACGGCGAGGAAGCTGTGCGTCGTTTCGCTGAGGAAATGCCT